One genomic region from Leifsonia poae encodes:
- a CDS encoding VOC family protein, with protein sequence MTISLKYCQITVNDVDESITFYRDALGFDVLNDVSSGGGRWVTLGSSAEPGVEFVLSNPHAGRSQADGDTMQELLTKGVLPIMVFSTDDVDRTFEHIRATGAEVLQEPIEQPWGPKDCAFRDPSGNTLRFNETQAVAQNA encoded by the coding sequence ATGACGATTTCATTGAAGTACTGCCAGATCACCGTCAACGACGTCGACGAGTCGATCACGTTCTATCGTGACGCCCTCGGGTTCGACGTGCTCAACGACGTCTCCTCCGGCGGCGGCCGCTGGGTCACCCTCGGCAGCAGCGCCGAGCCGGGCGTCGAATTTGTGCTCAGCAACCCGCACGCCGGGCGGTCGCAGGCCGACGGCGACACCATGCAGGAGCTGCTCACGAAAGGCGTTCTTCCGATCATGGTGTTCAGCACCGATGACGTCGACCGCACGTTCGAGCACATCCGCGCCACAGGCGCCGAGGTGCTGCAGGAGCCGATCGAGCAGCCGTGGGGACCGAAGGATTGCGCGTTCCGCGACCCGTCGGGGAACACCCTTCGATTCAACGAGACCCAGGCGGTCGCGCAGAACGCCTGA
- a CDS encoding helix-turn-helix transcriptional regulator, producing MSPEELAALTRLRQARDYIDREYARPLDVPTIAQHALMSAAHFSRQFSAAYGETPYSYLMTRRVERAMALLRGGMSVTDACMAVGCTSLGSFSSRFTELNGETPSAYRAREHSAVEAMPSCEAKQRTRPRRQKASDREVSSFGEVPARSTS from the coding sequence GTGTCACCAGAAGAACTCGCCGCGCTCACACGCCTGCGACAGGCGCGCGACTATATCGATCGTGAGTACGCCCGCCCCCTCGACGTGCCCACGATCGCGCAGCATGCGCTCATGTCGGCCGCGCATTTCTCGCGCCAGTTCAGTGCGGCCTACGGTGAGACGCCGTACAGCTATCTGATGACCCGCAGGGTCGAGCGGGCGATGGCGCTGCTGCGCGGTGGGATGAGCGTGACCGACGCCTGTATGGCGGTCGGCTGTACCTCGCTCGGATCGTTCAGCTCGCGGTTCACCGAGCTGAACGGTGAGACCCCCAGCGCGTATCGGGCGCGGGAGCACAGTGCCGTCGAGGCGATGCCGTCGTGCGAGGCGAAGCAGCGCACCCGGCCGCGACGGCAGAAGGCGAGCGATCGCGAAGTGAGCAGTTTTGGAGAAGTGCCGGCCCGGTCGACTTCTTAG